TGGTGTTCGGAGCGAGCATCAACACGAGCTACGAATTCGTGTGTACCAACGCGGCTGTGTAGCATAAATTCAGCACCAGTAAGTTCGGCAACAATAGTAGTCGCTTTGAAAGTGTAACCAGGATTAGCTTCGATAACGATTGGCTCATCATGAATATCTTCCGGACGAATACCGAAAACGATCTCTTTACCGTCAAATCCTCTGTCTTTAAGAAGTTTTAATTTGCCTTCTGGAACTTCAATAGTGAAATCATCACCGATAAAGTTAGAACCTTCTAAACGACCTTTGAAGAAGTTCATTGCTGGGCTTCCAATAAAGCCGGCTACGAACATATTCACTGGGTGATCGTAAACTTGTTTTGGTGAACCAACTTGTTGGATAACACCATCTTTCATGATAACGATACGAGTCGCCATTGTCATTGCTTCTGTTTGGTCATGGGTAACGTAAATCATTGTAGTATCTAATTGTTGGTGAAGTTTGGTAATCTCCGCACGCATTTGAACACGTAATTTCGCATCCAAGTTGGAAAGTGGTTCATCCATTAGGAAGACTTTAGCGTCACGAACGATTGCACGACCTAAAGCAACACGTTGACGTTGACCACCGGAAAGTGCACTTGGTTTACGTTTTAAGTATTCAGTTAAGCCAAGAATGTTTGCTGCATGCTCAACACGTTTTTTAATTTCATCTTTCGGCATTTTACGAAGTTTCAAACCAAATGCCATGTTATCATATACAGTCATATGTGGATATAATGCGTAGTTTTGGAATACCATTGCGATGTCGCGGTCTTTTGGCGCAACATTATTCATTACTTTTCCATCAATAGATAATTCGCCTTTAGAAATTTCTTCTAGACCAGCAATCATACGTAGAGTTGTAGATTTACCACAACCAGATGGACCTACAAAAACGATGAATTCTTTGTCATCGATTTCTAAATTAAAGTCAGAAACTGCAGTTACTTTGTTATCATATATTTTATAAATATGTTCTAGTGATAATTGTGCCAACTTACTTCGCCTCTTTCTATTTTTTAACTTGTGTTCATTGTATATGAAAACGCTTTACAAAAACTATGGCACTTTGCACAAAGAAAAAATTCATCTTTTGGGCAAAGTGCATAACTACCAAAAAAATAAAAAGAAGTAAAGGGACAAAAGACCTTTTATGTGAAGGATTTTTCATGCCTTTTAATTCTTTAGTCCCAATTCAAAAAAATCCTTAGATATCATTACAAAAAAGCTTTATCTTGTGTTATATTATTAAAGCAGACACAATATATAGTTAGTGAGGGATTATCATGTACGTGGAACAACTTAATGAACAAATGGTAATAAAAAGGGATGGCCGCAAAGCAAACTTTGATTTAATTAAAATTCGTAATGCCGTTGAAGCATCTATGAAAGCAATTAATTTAGAGGACGAAACTTTCTTAGAAGAGATTTTGCTTGAGGTTGTAAGTGAATTACCTAACAAGGCAGATATGACCATCGATGAAATCCAGCATTGCGTCGAGAATACTTTAATGAAATCGACGTATCCTGATGTAGCGAGGGCTTACATAGAATACCGCCATGATCGCGACCATGAGCGTGAAAACATCACAGATATGCACAAAAGCGTAGAAAAGCTACTACAAAAAGACAAAACAGTAGTAAACGAAAATGCCAACAAAGACGCGACTGTCTTTAATACACAACGAGATTTGACAGCAGGAGCCGTAGCCAAAAGTTACGCATTAAAATATATGCTACCAAAACACGTATCTAACGCTCATTTAAAAGGGGAAATTCATTTTCACGATTTAGATTACAGCCCATACCATGCGATGACCAACTGTTGTTTAATCGACATCGAAGGAATGCTGAAAAAAGGATTTACGATTGGTAACGCCAACGTAGAAAGTCCGAAATCTATCCAAACAGCTACAGCACAAATTGCTCAAATAATTGCAAACGTAGCTAGTTCGCAGTACGGCGGCTGTTCGGTTGACCGCATTGATGAAGTTTTATCCGTTTACGCGCGTTTGAACTTTGAAAAACACAAAAAAGACGCGATGGAATGGGTCGTTCCAGAAAAACAAGAAGGTTATGCAGCGGAGAAAACACGCAAAGATATTTACGATGCGATGCAAAGCTTAGAATACGAAATCAACACATTATATACAAGTAACGGCCAAACACCGTTCGTAACACTAGGCTTCGGTCTTGGTGAAGATTGGTTTGCCCGTGAAATTCAAAAAGCCATCCTAAAAGTGCGTATTGGTGGGGTTGGTAAAGATAAACACACGGCCATTTTCCCGAAATTAGTATTTTCGATTCGCCGTGGAACTAATTTAAATGCAGAAGATCCTAATTATGACATTAAACAATTGGCGCTAGAGTGCTCCTCGAAACGGATGTATCCAGATGTACTCAACTACGATTCACTCGTTCGCTTAACAGGCGATTTCAAAGTACCAATGGGCTGTCGTTCGTTCTTGCCAGCTTGGGAAAACGAAAACGGCGAGCACGTGAACGCAGGAAGAAATAATCTTGGTGTTGTAACACTTAACATTCCACGTATCGCTATCCAAAGCGGTGGGGACAAAGAGCGCTTCTGGGAAATTTTCCACGAACGTATGAAAACAGTCAAAGATGCGCTACTTTTCCGTTTAAACCGCGTACGTCAAGCGCGTCCAGAAAATGCACCAATTTTATATAAATACGGAGCATTTGGCAAACGACTACAAGATGGCGAAAATGTCGACCAACTATTTAATAAAGAACGTTCTACTATTTCCATCGGTTATATCGGTCTTTATGAAGCAGCAACGGTATTTTACGGTGGCGAATGGGAAGGCGACGCAGAAGCGAAAAACTTCACGCTTGATATCTTGAAAGAACTAAAAGGTTATGCGGACAACTGGAAAGATGAATATGGTTATTGGTTCAGCGTATATTCAACGCCAAGTGAAAGCTTAACAGACCGTTTTAACCGTTTAGACAAAGAAAAATATGGCGTAATTAAAGACATCACGGATAAAGACTACTACCAAAACTCTTTCCACTATGATGTTCGTAAAAAAATCACCCCATTTGAAAAAATTGATTTTGAAAAAGAATATCCAGAATTTTGCTCTGGCGGATTCATTCATTATTGTGAGTATCCAAAAATGGTCCACAATACCAAAGCGCTTGAGGCTGTATGGGATTACTCTTATGATCGCGTAGCTTATCTTGGTACAAACACACCAATCGATAAATGTTACGAATGTGATTTTGAAGGCGAATTTGTTCCAACAGAAGAAGGCTTCAAATGCCCAAGCTGTGGCAACACCGACCCTGAAAAAGCAGATGTTGTAAAACGTACGTGTGGCTACTTAGGTAACCCAATGAAACGCCCAATGGTTCATGGACGTCACGTAGAAATTAGCAATCGCGTGAAACATATGGAGAACTTAGGTGAATAATCCAAAACCGTGTGAATGGAAGTCGAATGAATTATCCAGAGGGTATATCGCTGACTATAAAGCATTCAACTTTGTCGACGGGGAGGGCGTCCGGTGCAGTTTATATGTATCTGGATGTCCTTTCCACTGCGAAGGCTGCTACAACAAGGCCGCGCAATCATTTAAATACGGCAAACCTTACACAAAAGAATTAGAAGACGATATCCTAAAAGACATCGGACATGAAAGCGTCCAAGGCCTCACTTTACTTGGCGGAGAACCATTTTTAAACACCGCCACATGCCTATCTGTCGTAAAACGAATCCGTGCGACATACGGCGAAACCAAAGATATCTGGTCATGGACAGGCTACACTTGGGACGAAATGATGCAAGAAACCGCCGACAAACTAGAACTTCTATCCTTAATAGATGTCCTAGTAGACGGCCGCTTCGAACAAAAACTATTCGACCCCAACCTAGCATTCCGCGGTTCCAGCAACCAAAGAATCATCGATGTACAAAAATCACTTGCTTCTGGTGAAGTGGTTTTGTATGAGTTGTGAGAGAAGCCCTCTGTGATGGAGGGCTTTTTAATTTTTCAGGTTGACAAGAATAACGAATTACTACATAGTTTTATTATAAACTTATTGAGGTGATTTATTGAAAGCAAAAGAGCATGATATACAGCTGTCGAATATAAAAGGTATATTAATATTTTTGGTAATATTTGGACATTACTTACTGGTTATGGGGCCGAAAGAAGTTGCGACAATTGATATTATATATTCGTTTCATATGCCAGCGTTTATTTTTATTAATGGTATTTTCAGTCAAAAAGCAACGATTAAGAAAATCGGTAGGTTGATAGGTTTATTTATTATTTTCCAACCACTATTTTTATTATTAGGATTTTTAACTGGGTACTATAAATTTATAGATATGAAAATGTTAATTACTCCAGCTTTTCATTTATGGTATTTGTTAGCACTAGCAGCATGGATGTTGTTTGCAATATATGCAAATAAACGAGGGAAATATGCTTTGGATGTACTATTTCTTGCATTAGTATTATGTATTATAGCGATTGTAAATAGATACTTTTATGGGACCCAATTCTTAACAATAACAAGGATTCTTAGTTTCGCACCATACTTTATTGCTGGTTTTTACCTTGGGGAAAATGGTTTTAGTAAAATGCGAACATTTTTGAAAAAGTATAAATACATATGTTGGCTTACGGTTATTATACTAGTTATGGTTCTTTATCATTTATTTTCTAAACAACCAAATGAGTATCTTAATTTATTTTATGGTTTTCTTAATAAAACTACATTTAGTGCAACTACACTTGGCTATCTAATGAATGTTTTTTCTTCATTTATCTTGGCCTTTTTATGGATTGTTTTGTTGATTGCTATCGTTCCAACTAAAAGAACGGTATTCGATATTGTAGGAAAAGATACTTTGTTGCCTTATATTTTACATCCAATTATTTTCTATTTAATGATGACGAAACAAAGATTTTTCGTAGACCAAACAGTTGCATTTCAATTGTTATTTACTTTATTAATCACAATTGCAGTATATGGAATATTTACGATGGTTTTAAATAAAAAGAAAAATGTATATTAAAAAATCCCATCTATAATGGACTGACATGGAAAAATGAGAATGAAGTTTAAAGAAGTTTATTTTTATAAAATGGTAAAATAGACTAGTTGCTTCTACAAGAATAGTTGGGATACAATTATGAAGAAGTTATAATCTATTCAAAGGATTAAAGTAAAAAAAGAATAAATAGAGATGAAGATAATGCGATAGTTCAAAAAATGAAAATGATCTTGAGGTTATAATCAAACCTCAAAAACACCACGAAACCACAGAACGGAAGTGTTAACTATCAACGGAAATTTTACTACAAATGAAAAAAATCAGCGGACATTTTTATTCCCGATGAAAGGCTTTAAGCGGCTTGTATTAGGAATGATTGTCATAGCGATGATTTTCACGCTATTAACGTATCTAGTTCCGACCCCGGATAAAATCACCATTCCGAAATCAGTCGAGCTGATTAATGATATAAGAATCGCTATATTCCTTAGCATTTGCGTATGGATGTTGTTAAGAATTGAGTATATTTTCCGTACGAAAAAACCTTGGAAATATGGGTTAGAGTATAGTATTTATTTTCATTTAGTACCTTGTCTAATAGCAATTTCAACGATATTTTTTGTATGGATTGCCTCGATTACTTTACTTGATAGTAATTATTTATTTTTATATTGTTCCATAGCTACGAGTGTTATGGTGGTATTATCATGCACTTTTTATTTTGTTTTTAAGAAGGATAAAATGAATATAAAAGGTTTTTTCATTACGCCTGCGGTTGGCTTTATACTGAACCTATATGCAGGAATTGTCGTAGGCATGATGCTAAACGACCTGTGGGGAAGTGTGTTGCATGAAGGTCTGCGTGGCGGCGCTCTAATTGGCGTGTTTGTCGCTTCCATGGCGCTACCTAATATATTTATAGGCGCGCTGCCTGTTGTTATTTGTAATTTATATGCATGGATTACGGGGAAAGATATCAACCTTGAAGAACGATATAAAAATGCGGATAATATTGATCCGAGTAAAAACTATCCGCCGAATTTTGGGTTGAAAAAGAAATAAAAAATATAGTGCGCTCCAAAAATTAGATTTTGGGGCGCACTATATTATAAACACGGTCACGAATACTATTCATCCTCTTGAAGTTCAGCCAAGCAATAATCTTGTATTTCTTTTGACATAGAATTAACTTCGATTTGTTCCTCAGCTATTACCTTGTCAATAAAGTCGCGGGCTTCTAAAAGTGTGCAACCTGACATATTCATTAGTTCCTTCATAAAAGGTAAATAGTGTTTTTTAGCAAACTCCGCTCTATATTTTTCTACAGTAACTTCAGTATTTCCTAGTTTATACAACGTTTTTACTCCTCTATAAACATAAAATAAACAGCTAATTCCTGATTATAATTTAAAACAGGGTGGCTTTTTTTAATCAACAAATTGTCTAGCTTTCACATAATCGTACAATTCCTTATTTCTAACAACCCATTCTCTTCCATTTTTCCAAATCTTGCCTTGTTCTTTTAAAAGGGCCAATTGTTTGTAAAAACTGCTTTTTGATAAGTTGCTATAAGCAGCGATAGTGCTAGTTCGCATTTCTTTCGGTAGGATAACACTATCTTTTTCATATAGTGCTCCGTGTAATTTGCCAATATTAGAAAAGGAAAGTTCTAATTTGTCAGAGGAACTTGTCTCGGCGAAAAGGCTTTTGAAGAATGCATGTCGCGCCAAGTCGCGCATAATGAAAAATTGAAAACCGAAATTCTCTGGAAACATGGAAAGAAAATACTCTAAATCTTTAAAAGTATATTTGTAAATAGTGCATGGGGAAATGGTTGTAAACAGAAAGTCATCTACATTTCCTTGGAACAAACTATAATAATTTACAAAAGAGCCCTTACCTAAGACTGTATAAATACTATTAGATTGCGGATTCATAGAAATAGACACGAAGCCTTCTACAATTAAATAGACATGGTTATTTCTTTGCGAGGCAGTATCTACTAAATCTGTATGTTTAGGAACTTTTAACTTTTCATATTTAATATTGCCTTCATGCGATAGTCGAACAAATTCTTTGTAATTAAATAGTGCATCCATTATTAGCAGCCCCTTTACTTTTTTGTTAACTATAATACATAATATCAAAATTAACAAAAATTAATCTATACTAATTATACCAAATTGCCGATTTATTGCTGATAATGTGTATATTTAATGAGAAAAGGTGCAAAAATAGTATTTTTTGCACCTTTTTTAGTATTTAGTAAAGCTCAGGACGTCTATCTGTGAAAACTGGAATGATGCCTCGCGTTTCAGCAACAAGATTTAAGTCAATCTCAGCATAAATATTTCCCTCGTCTTCACCGCCATGAGCGACAATATTTCCAAGTGGATCAATCACAAGCGAGTGTCCATTGAAATGATTATTAGGATCATCGCCAACTCGATTGACTGCAACGACAAAAGCTTGATTTTCAATAGCGCGCGCAATAAGTAGTTGCTCCCACTGAGTAACGCGCTCGGCTGGCCACTGAGCTGAAACAAAAATGACTTCTGAGCCTTCTGAAGTGTGTTTGCGAATCCATTCTGGAAATCTAATATCATAGCAAATGAAACCAGCGCATGAAACGCCGTCCAGTCGAAATAGATTTTTATCATTTCCAGCCTCTAAATAGAGATGCTCATTCATAAGCTGAAATAAGTGAACCTTCTTATATGAAGAAAGTAGTCCGCCATATTTGTCGAAAGCATACATTGTATTAGAAAATTTGTTTCCTTCCGAAATAGAAACCGAGCCGCCGATAATAGCGATTTGGTGTTTTTCAGAAAGTGTTGCTAAAAATTCTTTTGTTCTCTCCCCATTTAAATCAGCAACTCCAGCTAATTCATTTAAAGCATAACCTGTATTCCACATTTCTGGTAAAACTGCGATATCCGCCCCATTTTTTGCAGCTTCGACTATAGCTTTTTCAATCCGTGCATAGTTTGCATCAGGATATTTAAAAACTACATCAGTTTGACATAATGCCAACTTCCACATGTTCTTCTCTCCCTTTTTCTTTTAAAAATAACACAAGCTTGGTGACGAGTCCATATTGGAACACTTCGCACCAAGCTCTAAGTAGTGAATTAATCTTTTTTAAGACGTCTAGATAAGAAATTACCGAATGATTGTAGTGCTTGAACCATGATAATTAAAATAATGATGGTTGTATACATGACAGTTGGTTCAAAACGTTGGAAACCATATTGGTAAGCAATTGTTCCGAGTCCACCAGCACCAACAAGTCCAGCCATTGCAGTCGCACCGATTAGACCGATTGTGGCGATAGTTAAGCCAAGAACGATACCAGACCGAGCTTCGCGAATAACGACACTCCAAATGATTTTCGGTGTAGAAATACCCATTGCTTGATAGGCTTCCACAACTCCGCGATCCACTTCCAAAAGAGCAGACTCCATCAAACGAGCAATGTAAGGTGCCGTAAATACGACAAGCGGCATAATAACCCCTTGAATCCCAATAGTAGTCCCAACAACAAACCGTGTTACGGGAATCATTAAGAATAACAAAATAATAAATGGTAATGAACGTAAAATATTAATAACCCAGTTTAGAATACTGTAGGCAACCAGGTTTTCTGATTGACCACCTTTACGAGTTAATGTTAAAAATACGCCAAGTGGTAAACCAATCGCAAGTGAAAT
The sequence above is drawn from the Listeria monocytogenes genome and encodes:
- a CDS encoding ABC transporter ATP-binding protein; its protein translation is MAQLSLEHIYKIYDNKVTAVSDFNLEIDDKEFIVFVGPSGCGKSTTLRMIAGLEEISKGELSIDGKVMNNVAPKDRDIAMVFQNYALYPHMTVYDNMAFGLKLRKMPKDEIKKRVEHAANILGLTEYLKRKPSALSGGQRQRVALGRAIVRDAKVFLMDEPLSNLDAKLRVQMRAEITKLHQQLDTTMIYVTHDQTEAMTMATRIVIMKDGVIQQVGSPKQVYDHPVNMFVAGFIGSPAMNFFKGRLEGSNFIGDDFTIEVPEGKLKLLKDRGFDGKEIVFGIRPEDIHDEPIVIEANPGYTFKATTIVAELTGAEFMLHSRVGTHEFVARVDARSEHQPNEVLTLAFEMSKSHFFDPETEDNLTD
- the nrdD gene encoding anaerobic ribonucleoside-triphosphate reductase, with translation MYVEQLNEQMVIKRDGRKANFDLIKIRNAVEASMKAINLEDETFLEEILLEVVSELPNKADMTIDEIQHCVENTLMKSTYPDVARAYIEYRHDRDHERENITDMHKSVEKLLQKDKTVVNENANKDATVFNTQRDLTAGAVAKSYALKYMLPKHVSNAHLKGEIHFHDLDYSPYHAMTNCCLIDIEGMLKKGFTIGNANVESPKSIQTATAQIAQIIANVASSQYGGCSVDRIDEVLSVYARLNFEKHKKDAMEWVVPEKQEGYAAEKTRKDIYDAMQSLEYEINTLYTSNGQTPFVTLGFGLGEDWFAREIQKAILKVRIGGVGKDKHTAIFPKLVFSIRRGTNLNAEDPNYDIKQLALECSSKRMYPDVLNYDSLVRLTGDFKVPMGCRSFLPAWENENGEHVNAGRNNLGVVTLNIPRIAIQSGGDKERFWEIFHERMKTVKDALLFRLNRVRQARPENAPILYKYGAFGKRLQDGENVDQLFNKERSTISIGYIGLYEAATVFYGGEWEGDAEAKNFTLDILKELKGYADNWKDEYGYWFSVYSTPSESLTDRFNRLDKEKYGVIKDITDKDYYQNSFHYDVRKKITPFEKIDFEKEYPEFCSGGFIHYCEYPKMVHNTKALEAVWDYSYDRVAYLGTNTPIDKCYECDFEGEFVPTEEGFKCPSCGNTDPEKADVVKRTCGYLGNPMKRPMVHGRHVEISNRVKHMENLGE
- the nrdG gene encoding anaerobic ribonucleoside-triphosphate reductase activating protein; protein product: MNNPKPCEWKSNELSRGYIADYKAFNFVDGEGVRCSLYVSGCPFHCEGCYNKAAQSFKYGKPYTKELEDDILKDIGHESVQGLTLLGGEPFLNTATCLSVVKRIRATYGETKDIWSWTGYTWDEMMQETADKLELLSLIDVLVDGRFEQKLFDPNLAFRGSSNQRIIDVQKSLASGEVVLYEL
- a CDS encoding acyltransferase family protein, with protein sequence MKAKEHDIQLSNIKGILIFLVIFGHYLLVMGPKEVATIDIIYSFHMPAFIFINGIFSQKATIKKIGRLIGLFIIFQPLFLLLGFLTGYYKFIDMKMLITPAFHLWYLLALAAWMLFAIYANKRGKYALDVLFLALVLCIIAIVNRYFYGTQFLTITRILSFAPYFIAGFYLGENGFSKMRTFLKKYKYICWLTVIILVMVLYHLFSKQPNEYLNLFYGFLNKTTFSATTLGYLMNVFSSFILAFLWIVLLIAIVPTKRTVFDIVGKDTLLPYILHPIIFYLMMTKQRFFVDQTVAFQLLFTLLITIAVYGIFTMVLNKKKNVY
- a CDS encoding Crp/Fnr family transcriptional regulator; amino-acid sequence: MDALFNYKEFVRLSHEGNIKYEKLKVPKHTDLVDTASQRNNHVYLIVEGFVSISMNPQSNSIYTVLGKGSFVNYYSLFQGNVDDFLFTTISPCTIYKYTFKDLEYFLSMFPENFGFQFFIMRDLARHAFFKSLFAETSSSDKLELSFSNIGKLHGALYEKDSVILPKEMRTSTIAAYSNLSKSSFYKQLALLKEQGKIWKNGREWVVRNKELYDYVKARQFVD
- a CDS encoding carbon-nitrogen family hydrolase, whose amino-acid sequence is MWKLALCQTDVVFKYPDANYARIEKAIVEAAKNGADIAVLPEMWNTGYALNELAGVADLNGERTKEFLATLSEKHQIAIIGGSVSISEGNKFSNTMYAFDKYGGLLSSYKKVHLFQLMNEHLYLEAGNDKNLFRLDGVSCAGFICYDIRFPEWIRKHTSEGSEVIFVSAQWPAERVTQWEQLLIARAIENQAFVVAVNRVGDDPNNHFNGHSLVIDPLGNIVAHGGEDEGNIYAEIDLNLVAETRGIIPVFTDRRPELY
- a CDS encoding methionine ABC transporter permease, with product MSLFFEEWGPILWQGFLETLTMTGITLVISLAIGLPLGVFLTLTRKGGQSENLVAYSILNWVINILRSLPFIILLFLMIPVTRFVVGTTIGIQGVIMPLVVFTAPYIARLMESALLEVDRGVVEAYQAMGISTPKIIWSVVIREARSGIVLGLTIATIGLIGATAMAGLVGAGGLGTIAYQYGFQRFEPTVMYTTIIILIIMVQALQSFGNFLSRRLKKD